The following proteins come from a genomic window of Populus alba chromosome 12, ASM523922v2, whole genome shotgun sequence:
- the LOC118044568 gene encoding U-box domain-containing protein 38 yields MPPTAASFLNPKHQESKTPSIFPPPPPQAMGGNGKRRWKISFYSRSKPTQTQQPPPKEFICPIYGSLMSDPVVVSSGQTFERVSVQVCRDLGFIPTLEDNILPDFTTVIPNLAIKSTILHWCDTSGIQHPRAPDYSSLEEIVRQKMKFSSSKSMHLNMSRPDIRVSERELLEGVAEKPPVLFSHAITELAHRVNHFYSSSSEEPVIVKTAATPAASPLTPLPLATRPACYSSTSSSSTSITESEDPTSNSSCSLEEDEIVEKLKSVDVRDQEEGVIWLRKITRTKVEIRVSLCTPRLLPALRALIASRHFVVKTNATASLVNLSLEKANKVKIVRSGFIPILIDVLKEGFSEAQEHAAGAFFSLALEDENRMAIGVLGALQPLMQALKAESERARHDSAMALYHLSLMQSNRVKLVKLGAVSMLLSMVNSGDLASRLLLVLCNLAACNEGRSAMLDSNAVAILVGILREGCGGHSEVIQESCVAALFALSHGSMRFKGLAKEARAEEVLREIEERGSKRAREKAKRILMVVMRGSEEEVEWEEEVDWEEVFLVESEVVGEACMVQTLPIFDNYKVCNYL; encoded by the coding sequence ATGCCCCCAACCGCCGCATCCTTCCTCAATCCCAAACACCAAGAGAGCAAAACCCCTTCCATtttcccaccaccaccaccacaagcCATGGGTGGAAATGGCAAACGGAGATGGAAAATCTCTTTCTATTCTCGCTCAAAACCTACTCAAACCCAACAACCTCCTCCTAAAGAATTCATCTGTCCCATTTATGGATCCTTAATGTCCGACCCTGTTGTTGTCTCCTCTGGCCAAACCTTCGAGCGGGTTTCTGTCCAAGTTTGCCGCGATTTAGGCTTTATCCCCACCCTCGAAGACAACATCCTCCCTGATTTCACCACAGTAATCCCCAATTTAGCCATCAAATCAACGATTCTCCACTGGTGTGATACTTCAGGCATCCAGCACCCTCGTGCACCCGATTACTCCTCTCTCGAGGAAATTGTCCGCCAAAAAATGAAATTCTCGTCATCAAAGTCGATGCATTTAAACATGAGCCGTCCAGATATTAGAGTTTCCGAGAGGGAGCTCCTTGAGGGTGTAGCTGAAAAGCCTCCTGTTCTTTTCTCTCACGCCATCACTGAGTTGGCTCACCGAGTCAACCATTTCTACTCCAGCTCCTCCGAAGAACCCGTGATTGTCAAAACAGCCGCCACTCCAGCAGCTAGTCCGCTCACTCCTTTGCCTCTGGCGACTCGGCCAGCGTGCTATTCTTCCACATCCTCGTCGTCCACTTCGATTACAGAATCCGAAGACCCTACTTCGAATTCTTCGTGCTCGCTTGAAGAAGATGAGATAGTGGAAAAGCTTAAAAGTGTTGATGTACGTGATCAAGAAGAAGGTGTGATTTGGCTGCGAAAGATCACGAGAACGAAAGTAGAAATCAGAGTTTCACTTTGTACGCCTCGATTACTCCCTGCTCTTCGTGCTTTAATTGCTTCACGACATTTTGTTGTCAAGACAAATGCTACTGCTTCACTTGTTAATCTGTCATTAGAGAAAGCAAACAAGGTGAAAATCGTGCGGTCGGGTTTTATTCCTATATTGATTGATGTGTTAAAAGAAGGGTTTAGTGAAGCGCAAGAGCACGCGGCTGGTGCGTTCTTTAGTTTAGCTCTAGAGGATGAGAATAGAATGGCGATTGGTGTTCTAGGTGCATTGCAGCCGTTGATGCAGGCGTTGAAGGCGGAGAGCGAGAGAGCACGCCATGATTCGGCAATGGCGTTGTACCATTTGAGTTTAATGCAGAGTAACCGGGTTAAATTGGTCAAACTCGGTGCTGTTTCGATGTTGTTGAGTATGGTGAATTCTGGTGATTTGGCAAGCAGGTTGCTGCTTGTGCTGTGTAATTTGGCTGCTTGTAATGAAGGGAGATCGGCCATGCTTGATTCGAATGCGGTGGCAATACTGGTAGGGATCTTGAGGGAGGGTTGTGGAGGGCATTCGGAGGTAATTCAGGAGAGTTGTGTAGCTGCATTGTTTGCGTTGAGTCATGGGAGTATGAGGTTTAAGGGATTGGCTAAGGAGGCAAGAGCTGAGGAGGTGTTGAGGGAGATTGAAGAGCGAGGGAGCAAGAGAGCCAGAGAGAAAGCGAAGAGGATCTTGATGGTGGTGATGAGAGGGAGTGAGGAGGAGGTTGAATGGGAGGAGGAGGTTGACTGGGAGGAGGTTTTTTTGGTGGAGTCAGAGGTGGTGGGAGAAGCTTGCATGGTCCAAACTCTACCAATTTTTGACAATTATAAAGTCTGTAATTATTTATAG